Proteins from one Nitrososphaerales archaeon genomic window:
- the albA gene encoding DNA-binding protein Alba, translated as MSASEAQHQEPAPQEPQARDPNTIFIGKKPVMNYVLACLTTLQNGSGGVSVKARGRAISKAVDVAQILTKRFATDIAIKKIAINTEQVKSIETGAMNNVSSIEIRLEK; from the coding sequence ATGTCCGCAAGCGAAGCACAGCACCAAGAACCAGCACCTCAGGAACCACAGGCACGCGACCCAAACACGATCTTCATCGGCAAGAAGCCTGTGATGAACTACGTCCTTGCCTGTCTGACCACCCTGCAGAACGGTTCGGGGGGAGTCAGCGTAAAGGCAAGGGGCAGGGCAATCTCGAAGGCAGTGGACGTTGCTCAGATACTGACGAAGCGGTTCGCGACAGACATCGCGATCAAGAAGATAGCCATCAACACTGAGCAGGTCAAGAGCATAGAGACGGGCGCGATGAACAACGTCTCCTCGATCGAGATAAGGCTCGAGAAGTAG
- a CDS encoding transposase, with the protein MRAVKAIQFGYVASHELDSLFEDFRLMCNDALRIALKHEREHDGEKVGSRFELIELAYPRLREYGLHTHYVLSACEVAFSAYRNKDRKSNPCVKRAFLKLDNQSYLLNHLILRIPNKPRQFIYLTLQASDYQLSFIDDQTLKRGSITITAHTISIAFSKEIAEIEPLGNVGIDVNERNVTASDTLGNTKVYDTSEVAEVKEVYRVIRARIGRKTRQDNRVGQKLYAKYGRRERNRTTQAIHRVSKAIVQHAKEDKLGIVMEKLKGIRNLYRKGNGQGTAFRGRMNSWTFHEVQRQIEYKARWECIPISYVNPRGTSRNCPKCGSRVMALAERKLYCPSCHQTWDRDELASKNIMAALVCAARPSKGSGEGEPRRQEDASNPQSRWVEVERSG; encoded by the coding sequence ATGCGTGCAGTCAAGGCAATTCAGTTCGGGTACGTAGCCTCGCACGAACTCGATTCTCTCTTCGAAGATTTCCGCCTGATGTGCAACGATGCACTCAGAATCGCCCTCAAGCATGAGAGAGAACATGATGGTGAGAAGGTCGGGAGCAGGTTCGAACTGATTGAGCTTGCCTACCCTCGTCTCAGGGAATACGGCCTCCACACCCACTACGTTCTCTCTGCCTGCGAGGTCGCCTTCTCAGCATATCGGAACAAAGACAGAAAGTCGAACCCTTGCGTAAAGCGCGCGTTCCTCAAGTTGGACAACCAGTCGTATCTACTCAACCATCTCATCTTGAGAATTCCTAACAAGCCTAGACAGTTCATCTACCTCACCCTCCAAGCCTCTGACTATCAACTCTCTTTCATCGACGACCAGACACTCAAGAGAGGTTCGATTACAATTACCGCGCACACAATCAGTATCGCCTTCTCGAAAGAGATTGCCGAAATTGAGCCTCTGGGAAATGTCGGCATCGATGTGAATGAGAGGAATGTCACGGCATCAGACACCCTCGGGAATACGAAGGTCTACGATACCTCTGAGGTAGCGGAGGTCAAAGAGGTCTATCGGGTAATCAGGGCGCGGATTGGGCGAAAGACGCGACAGGACAACCGCGTCGGGCAGAAGCTCTATGCGAAATATGGGAGGCGGGAGAGGAACAGGACGACCCAAGCGATTCATCGAGTCTCGAAGGCGATAGTCCAACACGCAAAAGAGGACAAGCTCGGAATCGTCATGGAGAAATTGAAAGGGATTCGCAATCTCTACCGAAAGGGAAATGGACAGGGAACCGCTTTCAGAGGTCGAATGAATAGCTGGACTTTCCATGAGGTCCAGAGGCAAATCGAATACAAGGCAAGGTGGGAATGCATACCCATCTCTTACGTCAACCCAAGAGGTACCTCCCGAAACTGCCCCAAGTGTGGCTCCCGCGTCATGGCTCTGGCAGAGAGGAAGCTCTACTGCCCAAGTTGCCACCAGACATGGGATAGGGACGAACTGGCCTCGAAAAACATCATGGCCGCATTGGTTTGTGCGGCTCGGCCATCCAAGGGAAGCGGTGAAGGGGAACCCCGAAGGCAAGAGGACGCGAGCAATCCTCAGAGCAGATGGGTGGAAGTTGAGAGGTCGGGTTAA
- a CDS encoding succinate--CoA ligase subunit beta has translation MRLFEYQAKELFKNYGLPVPRSVLAGNVVGVLNALETIGLPAVLKAQVLAGGRGKAGGIVVVSDKASAQREAERIFNLSIGGEVPSSILVEQSFPHKDEMYLSVTLDRSERCFVVIAAKAGGIDVESLSGKVVRKIPLSGIDRPFANTVSSELGLRGSQSEQFVKILLSLEKLAREKECELAEINPLAVGGDGIMMPLDAKIILDDNALFRHPEFAKVHPLDEFEGEASRQGFAFVRLEGDIAVVGNGAGLVLSTLDLVGDAGGNAACFLDLGGGAQRERIVAALALVNKLPNASRILVNIFGGITRTTDVAEGIKDVLAGGPVKPVFARISGAEEEEAKQLLSGSKVKLFRTAQEAVEAVVKAR, from the coding sequence GTGCGGCTTTTCGAGTATCAGGCGAAGGAGCTGTTCAAGAACTACGGGCTTCCCGTTCCTCGCTCAGTACTCGCAGGAAACGTGGTCGGAGTGCTCAACGCGCTGGAGACCATCGGTCTGCCCGCAGTCCTGAAGGCCCAGGTCCTGGCAGGAGGGAGGGGCAAGGCGGGAGGCATTGTGGTCGTCTCCGACAAGGCTTCGGCCCAGAGAGAGGCCGAGAGAATATTCAATCTCTCAATTGGAGGAGAGGTCCCGAGTTCCATCTTGGTCGAGCAGTCGTTCCCCCACAAGGATGAGATGTACCTCTCGGTCACGCTCGACAGGAGCGAGAGGTGTTTCGTAGTGATCGCTGCGAAGGCCGGAGGGATTGACGTAGAGTCGCTCTCTGGGAAGGTAGTCAGGAAGATTCCGCTGTCTGGCATAGACCGGCCCTTCGCCAATACCGTGTCCTCCGAGCTGGGCCTCCGCGGAAGCCAGTCAGAGCAGTTCGTCAAGATACTTCTCAGTTTGGAAAAGTTGGCGAGGGAGAAGGAGTGCGAGCTGGCAGAGATTAACCCACTGGCCGTGGGAGGTGACGGGATCATGATGCCCCTCGACGCCAAGATAATACTCGACGACAACGCGCTCTTCCGCCATCCCGAGTTCGCGAAGGTCCACCCCTTGGACGAGTTCGAGGGGGAGGCCTCGAGGCAGGGCTTCGCCTTCGTCCGCCTGGAGGGAGACATTGCAGTAGTTGGGAACGGGGCGGGGCTGGTGCTCTCCACCCTGGACCTCGTGGGGGACGCGGGCGGGAACGCTGCGTGCTTCCTGGACCTCGGAGGGGGAGCGCAGCGTGAGAGGATCGTAGCGGCCCTGGCGCTGGTCAACAAGCTCCCGAACGCTTCGAGGATACTTGTGAACATCTTCGGCGGCATCACGAGGACAACGGACGTAGCGGAGGGGATCAAGGACGTCCTCGCAGGCGGACCTGTGAAGCCCGTCTTCGCCAGGATAAGCGGGGCTGAGGAGGAGGAGGCGAAGCAGCTGCTCTCGGGCTCCAAGGTGAAGCTCTTCAGGACCGCGCAGGAGGCGGTGGAGGCAGTGGTGAAGGCGAGATGA
- the sucD gene encoding succinate--CoA ligase subunit alpha yields the protein MILPRRGDPVVVQNITGRYGALHTRLMLDYGTNIAAGATPGKGGLSVEGVPVYNTVAEAVKETGAKVSVFFVPAQFAYDAAEEAILAGIKLLVVITEHIPVRDTLRMLELAKSHSTSIVGPNCPGLIVPAEKVKLGIMPAPSFKPGSVALFSRSGTLTYEIANQLSLAGFGQSVAIGIGGDPVTGLTPTECFDFVEGMKETKAIVAVGEIGGDAEERLARHIAKSGTKKPVVAYVAGRHAPKEKKMGHAGAIIYGNVGTADSKISALRDSGVRVAMTPSDVPSLLKQATG from the coding sequence ATGATCCTTCCCAGAAGGGGCGACCCTGTGGTCGTCCAGAACATCACAGGCAGGTATGGGGCGCTCCACACTCGGCTGATGCTCGACTACGGCACCAACATAGCTGCCGGGGCCACCCCGGGCAAGGGAGGTCTGTCGGTCGAGGGCGTTCCAGTGTACAACACGGTCGCGGAAGCGGTCAAGGAGACGGGGGCGAAGGTATCTGTGTTCTTCGTGCCCGCGCAGTTCGCGTACGACGCAGCAGAGGAGGCGATACTGGCGGGGATCAAGCTGCTCGTGGTCATCACGGAGCATATCCCCGTCAGAGACACACTGAGAATGCTTGAGCTCGCCAAAAGTCATTCCACCTCGATAGTGGGGCCGAACTGCCCGGGCCTCATCGTGCCCGCCGAGAAGGTCAAGCTGGGGATCATGCCGGCCCCATCATTCAAGCCGGGTAGCGTAGCCCTGTTCTCGAGGAGCGGCACCCTCACCTATGAGATCGCAAACCAGCTCTCGCTCGCTGGGTTCGGGCAGTCCGTCGCGATAGGGATAGGGGGGGACCCGGTCACGGGGCTGACCCCCACGGAGTGCTTCGACTTCGTCGAAGGCATGAAGGAGACCAAGGCTATAGTGGCCGTCGGGGAGATCGGCGGCGACGCGGAAGAGAGGCTCGCGAGGCACATCGCAAAGTCTGGGACGAAGAAGCCTGTTGTGGCGTACGTGGCAGGCAGGCACGCGCCCAAGGAGAAGAAGATGGGCCACGCCGGGGCAATAATCTACGGCAACGTCGGGACTGCCGACTCCAAGATCAGCGCGCTCAGGGACTCGGGAGTGAGGGTGGCGATGACGCCTTCGGATGTTCCAAGCCTGCTGAAGCAGGCGACAGGTTGA